One region of Gouania willdenowi chromosome 13, fGouWil2.1, whole genome shotgun sequence genomic DNA includes:
- the LOC114474706 gene encoding alpha-(1,3)-fucosyltransferase 4-like yields the protein MSPPSPRLPPTTILLWVHPFGEVAPLPDCWKQFQIHGCTITDDKHAYRQADAVIFHHRDICSGRVRMPPELRPRSQKWIWMNHECPTHSPRLQKFDRVFNLTLSYRMDSDIYVPYGHLIPVVNGSGSLDQTTSLRRPSRLLAWVVSHWSASHARVSIYNELKRYVNIDVYGRAGKPLKKGSEAVQELLRDYIFYLAMENSQHTDYITEKLWNAVRAGAIPVVLGPSRQNYERLLPPEAFIHVDDFPTVEELAQYLNKVKQNPDLMKHHLSWRQNYSVHQLSFWNELYCNACKVVRRTRGQTSEVPHLKDWFCS from the coding sequence ATGTCCCCCCCCAGCCCCAGGCTCCCCCCTACCACCATCCTGCTCTGGGTGCATCCGTTCGGCGAAGTCGCTCCTCTCCCTGACTGCTGGAAGCAGTTCCAAATCCATGGGTGCACGATCACGGATGACAAGCACGCGTACCGACAGGCTGACGCTGTGATTTTTCACCACCGGGATATTTGTAGCGGGAGAGTCCGAATGCCACCAGAACTGCGACCTCGCTCTCAGAAGTGGATATGGATGAACCACGAGTGTCCCACACATTCACCGAGACTGCAGAAGTTCGACAGGGTTTTCAACCTGACTTTGTCCTACCGGATGGACTCGGATATTTACGTCCCCTATGGTCACCTCATCCCCGTGGTTAACGGCTCTGGATCGCTGGACCAGACGACTTCTCTCCGCCGTCCATCCCGCCTACTGGCCTGGGTCGTCAGCCACTGGTCTGCCTCCCATGCCCGTGTGTCTATCTACAATGAACTGAAACGCTACGTAAACATCGACGTGTACGGACGCGCAGGGAAGCCGTTAAAGAAGGGCAGCGAGGCCGTGCAGGAGCTGCTCAGAGATTACATTTTCTACCTGGCCATGGAGAACTCACAGCACACGGACTACATCACGGAGAAACTCTGGAACGCAGTGCGGGCAGGAGCTATCCCCGTGGTCCTGGGTCCGTCCCGGCAGAACTATGAGCGCCTCCTGCCCCCAGAGGCCTTCATCCACGTGGATGACTTCCCCACGGTCGAGGAGCTGGCCCAGTACCTAAACAAGGTGAAGCAGAATCCGGATCTGATGAAGCACCACCTGAGCTGGAGGCAGAACTACAGCGTCCACCAGCTCTCGTTCTGGAACGAGCTATACTGCAACGCCTGTAAGGTGGTGAGGAGGACCAGGGGCCAGACCAGTGAGGTCCCTCACCTGAAAGATTGGTTTTGTTCGTGA